One window of the Anas acuta chromosome 12, bAnaAcu1.1, whole genome shotgun sequence genome contains the following:
- the LOC137863056 gene encoding C2 calcium-dependent domain-containing protein 4C-like — protein MWFLEKIRASHESRSLPCPVFLGLPPGHNVLEKGRLGAAAFPNVLTPDRIPEFCIPPRLATSVPAKGPGSHQHHGSEDTDLNASDCSSSSSLPHLIQVESAEEIPTLEEESTNSDPQSQAALSLPHFPRAPTSYGFCTLLESPHTRRKESIFHGDTCGALPSLMLPRSRANTFSGKGNMSNPIAISFASVRLPPKHLSLQRQSACDSDTASSSDSSPFSSPLLSRSPPRPCSLVKTRSQEGLLCRALKAKNKSSMARNNSLSTEESSSTDNSPSAIRRASEGLLAARSFSMSCSPIFPLDLTHSRERLVGESTVVMDKGGMLRLLAEYCSENERLRIRLISAEGLYDDSVDPKNINCCITFSLVPGKTQKQRSTVIKRSRNPIFNEDFFFDGVTEEELHSLSVRMKATNKGCSMKRDYTLGERELSLMSMLSL, from the coding sequence ATGTGGTTCTTGGAAAAGATCAGAGCATCCCATGAAAGCAGAAGCCTCCCTTGCCCTGTCTTCCTGGGACTGCCTCCTGGCCACAATGTGCTAGAAAAAGGCcgcctgggggctgctgcttttcccaacGTGCTCACCCCGGACAGAATCCCGGAATTCTGCATCCCCCCCAGGCTGGCCACCTCTGTTCCTGCAAAGGGCCCTGGCTCCCACCAACACCACGGTTCGGAGGACACAGATCTTAATGCCTCTgactgcagctccagctcttcTTTGCCTCATCTCATCCAGGTGGAAAGTGCTGAAGAGATCCCAACCTTGGAGGAAGAAAGCACCAACTCAGACCCACAGTCCCAGGCGGCACTCTCCCTGCCTCACTTCCCCAGAGCACCCACTTCCTACGGCTTCTGTACGTTGCTGGAGAGTCCCCACACCAGGAGAAAGGAGTCGATCTTCCATGGTGACACATGCGGTGCTCTGCCCAGCCTGATGCTGCCTCGGTCCAGAGCTAACACTTTCAGTGGCAAAGGGAATATGTCTAATCCTATTGCAATCAGCTTTGCTTCTGTAAGGCTGCCTCCTAAGCACCTCTCCCTGCAGAGGCAAAGTGCCTGCGACAGCGATACTGCCTCCTCCAGCGACTCCTCTCCTTTCAGCTCCCCACTTCTCAGCAGATCGCCTCCCAGACCCTGCTCCTTGGTCAAGACACGAAGCCAAGAGGGATTGCTCTGCCGAGCATTGAAAGCCAAGAACAAATCCAGCATGGCCAGGAACAACTCTCTGTCTACAGAGGAGAGCAGCTCCACTGATAACAGCCCCAGTGCCATCAGGCGGGCCTCAGAGGGGCTGCTTGCCGCGCGGAGCTTTAGCATGTCCTGTTCTCCCATCTTTCCCCTGGACCTTACCCACAGCCGGGAGAGACTGGTGGGAGAGAGCACAGTGGTAATGGACAAGGGAGGCATGCTGAGGCTGTTAGCTGAGTACTGCTCAGAAAACGAAAGGCTGCGGATCCGCCTGATCAGTGCAGAAGGTTTATACGATGACTCTGTAGACCCCAAAAACATAAACTGTTGCATCACCTTCTCCCTGGTACCagggaaaacacagaagcagagaagcaCTGTTATAAAGAGAAGCAGGAATCCCATCTTCAATGAGGACTTCTTTTTTGATGGTGTTACAGAGGAAGAGCTTCACAGCCTCTCTGTGAGGatgaaagcaacaaacaaaGGGTGCAGTATGAAACGGGATTACACCTTAGGAGAACGGGAATTGTCTTTAATGAGCATGTTGTCCTTGTAA